The stretch of DNA CCGGCACTCTGGTTCACCTGGATCACCCCTCGGCTGCCGGTGAAGGCCTGATCACTTGTCGTGACCTGGCGACTGCCGGGTGAGGTGCCAGTTGCTCCTGAGCTCGGTAAAAGCGCCACGTTCTGTTGCGAAAGGGCGCTGTCGTCAACGCTCTGCGGGGCAGCACTGATGCTGACGCGCGTCACGTTGGCCATCTGGTTGTTGGCCCCGGCACCCTGGTTCACGCCCAGGATCCCGTTGCCATTACTGAAAGAGTTGCCACCAATGTTGGCGCTGGCGTTCATCGACGGGTTGGCGGGTGTATCGAGCTTTTGCCTGACGATGGTCGAGGCGCTGGCATTGGTGCCGATGGCGATCGCCTTGGTGTTGACCTGTTGCATCTGGTCGCCGGCCGCCTGGTTGACGTTGAAGTTGCCGTGGTATTGCACACCGGTATCCTGGATGTCTGCGTTGTTCACGGAACTTGGATCGGCCATTGCGCTGGCGCAGCTGAAGAGGGCAAGCAGCAGAAGGGAACGATTCATCTCATTGGCCTCCAGCCATACGGGTCAGCGGTGCCAGACCGGTGCTCAACGAGCGATTGATCGTGTTGGAGATCGTGCCGCCACCGCCGCCGCCATGACCGGCGCTCATGCCTGGCAGGCCGTTGGGGTTGGTCAGGACGTTCATGCCGGGCATGTCCGAGTTCGGCGTGATCATGTTGCTGCGGATCGAGGAGCCGCTGGCTACACTGGCAAAGTCACCGTCACTGAGTTCGGTGCTGTTCATCGCTTGATTGATTCGATCGGAAGGGTTGGCATTGACCGTGGTGGGATAGGGATCTTTGCCGCCGCTGCGTCCGATGGGAATGGGCTGGACGTCGCGGTTGAGAACGATCACGCCATTGCCTTCGGCCTGAACGTTGAAACTGATGAATGTGCTGGCGGCTGATCCAATCAGCAGAAGGCAGGTCAGGCCTTTATTGAAATTCCCCACGGCGGCAATTCCTTCTTCAGTGGGCTGGCTCTTGTCAGCGTTGGAAAGGAGAGAGCGAAAGCTGTGCCGCTTTTGAATTGTTGTTGATTTTCAACCGGTTGGTGATGGGCCGTGCAGCGCTGATACAAAAACTGTTTCAGCGCTGAAACAGTCGCGCGGGCACCCAGTCGGTCAATGGCGGCGCAAAGCTCTGGAACAAGGGTTTGCCGGGGACTGTTTCACGGGCGTAACAGATATTCTGACAAAACGATGAAGGCCATTGAAATGGCTGCTTTGCGCTGGAGTGGGTGTTTCAGGAATGGACACTTGTGCCCCGAAAGGGGCTGTTCGCCGGGTCAATCAGCCAATAAATCAGCGACCGCCTCGAAAGCCTGCGCGCGGCGCTCATCCCAGTTGCCCTGAATGATCTGCAGCGTTTGCCCATGCTGTTCAAGCCAGTCGCGGGTGGCTTGAAAGAACGCCATGCGTTCGCTGAGTTGCGGCTGGCAACGCTGGCCATCGTCGGTCCAGTCGATCTGCTCCGGCGACAACACCAGGTGCAGGTCGTAGTGCCGCGCCAACAGCTCCGGTTCCAGCCATGCCGGGCAATCGCCGAACAGAGTCTGGCTCCACAGAATGTTGCTCAGCAGATGGGTGTCGAGAATCAGCAGCCCGGGTTGCTGCGCCCGTGCCTGATCTTCCCATTGCAACTGTCCACGGGCGATGTCGGGGATGTCGTTGAGGCAGGTATCGCGCGGATTTTGTTCGATGAACCAGCGCACGTATTCATCCACCCGCAAACCACCAAAATGCGCCTGAAGGTCGGCCGCCAGCCAGCTCTTGCCCGTGGATTCAGGGCCGGTCAGGACCACGACCTTCATGGCTGCAACGCCGGATCGGCGCGCCACTCACGCCAGCCTTGCACCGCAATCAGGGTGAACAGGGCATACAGTGCGGCGGTGAGGTACAGCCCCTTATAAAGAAACAGGCCGACGAAAATCACATCCAGCACGAACCACAGCGCCCAGCATTGCAGGCGTTTCTGCGCCATCCACAATTGCGCGACCAGGCTGAATGCCGTCAGTGCGGCATCGAGCCACGGCTGCGCGGCGTCAGTCCAGTGCGCCATGGCCGCCCCCAGCAGCAGGCTGCCGAGGGCGCCCACGCTCAGACCGAGCAGGATCGAGCGTCGGTCCAGACGCGTGACGTCGCGCCCGTCATGCAGGGTTCCGGCGCGGGTCCATTGCCACCAGCCGTAGACTTGCAGCGCGGCGTAGATCACTTGCAGCAACATGTCCGAGTACAGCTTCACGTCATAGAAGATCCAGCTGTACAGCAACACCATGACCAGGCCGATCGGCCAGCACCATGGATTCTGTTTGACCGTCAGCCAGACGGCGATCACACCGAGGGCGGCGGCAAACAGTTCAAGCCCGGACATGGGGGTTCCTTGGGGGGAGTTGAGGAGGGAGCGGATTGTACCCAAAAACCTGTAGGAGTGAGCCTGCTCGCGATGGCGGTGTGTCAGTCACTCTGTGGTTGACTGATACGACGCTATCGCGAGCAGGCTCACTCCTGCAGGGGGGCGGTGTTAGACGCGGAACTGGCGTAGAAGCTGGTTCAGCTGCTCACTTAATTGCCCAAGCTTAACGCTCGCTGCACTCGACTGCTCCGCCGCCAGCGCCGTGCTGTGGGACAGGCCGGCCGCCTGGGTGACGTTCTGATTGATGTCCTCGACCACATGCGCCTGTTGCAGCGTGGCGCTGGCAATCGAAGCGTTCAGGCCATTGAGGTTGCGCAGTGCCTGGCCGATGGCGTTCAGGCTGGCACCGGCGAGGCCGGCCTGTTCGATGGTCAGTTGCGAGGCCTTGCTGCTGTCGCCGATGACCTTGACCGCCGCTTCGGAGTGATTCTGCAGGCGTTCGATCATGGTCTGGATTTCCGCCGTCGATTTTTGCGTGCGCTGCGCCAACAGCCGAACCTCATCGGCCACCACCGCAAAGCCGCGGCCCTGTTCACCGGCACGCGCCGCTTCGATGGCTGCGTTGAGCGCCAGCAGGTTGGTCTGCTCGGCAATCGAACGGATCACCTCCAGCACACTGCCGATCTGCGTGCTTTCCGCCGCCAGCGTACGAATCACTTCGACGGCTTGATCAATGGTCCCGGACAGCTTGTCGATCTGTTGCAGGCTGCCGTCGATGTTGATCTGGCCCTGTTGCGCCTGGGCTTCGGCGTCGCGCATTTCAGCGGCGGCGTGTTCGGCATTCTTCGCCACGTCCTGCACGCCGTAGGTCACTTCATTGATCGCGGTTGCCACCAGTTCCATCTGCTGCGATTGCTGCTGGCTGCGTTGCTGGGCCTGGGTGGCATCGTTGCCCAGCTCACTGGACGACTGGCCCAGCGCGCTGGCCGAGACCTGCAAATCACCGATGACCCGGCGCAACTTGGCGGTAAAAGCGTTGAAGTGATGCGCCAGTTGCGTGACTTCGTCCTGGCCGTGGGTATCGAGACTGCGGGTCAGGTCGCTTTCGCCGCTGGCGATGTTGGCCATGGCATTCACGGTTTCCTGCAGCGGGCGCACGATGCTGCGGGCAATCAGGATCACCAGCAGGGCCATGATCAAGGCGATCACCAGGCCGATTATCGTGGCCTTGATCACCTGGCCGCGGAACTCGCTCTGCACATCATCGATATAGACGCCGGAGCCGAGCACCCAGCCCCACGGTTCGAACAGTTTGACGTAGGAAGTCTTGGCCACCGGCTCGCTGGCGCCGGGCTTGGGCCAACGGTAATCGACCATGCCTGCGCCCCGGCTTTTGGCGATCGCGACCATCTCGTTGAACACCGCGAAACCGTCGGGATCGCGGATTGCCGAGAGGTTCTGGCCTTCAAGTTTGGGGTTGGTCGGGTGCATTACCATCACGGGCGTGAGGTCGTTGATCCAGAAGTAGTCGCTCTGGTCGTAGCGCAGGCCACGAATGGCGGTCAGCGCCTGTTTCTGTGCGGCGTCGCGGGTGAGGGTGCCGGCAGTTTCCAGGTCATGATAGTAGGTCAGCAGGCCGCTGGCGGTTTGCACCACATGCTGGGTTTTCTGCGCCTTGGCGTGGTACAGGTCATCGTGGATCTGCTTGAGCATCAACACGCCCAAAGTCAACAACATGACCACGGCCACAATCAAAATGAGCCACAAGCGTCGG from Pseudomonas sp. P8_229 encodes:
- a CDS encoding methyl-accepting chemotaxis protein yields the protein MNSLRSVSISRRLWLILIVAVVMLLTLGVLMLKQIHDDLYHAKAQKTQHVVQTASGLLTYYHDLETAGTLTRDAAQKQALTAIRGLRYDQSDYFWINDLTPVMVMHPTNPKLEGQNLSAIRDPDGFAVFNEMVAIAKSRGAGMVDYRWPKPGASEPVAKTSYVKLFEPWGWVLGSGVYIDDVQSEFRGQVIKATIIGLVIALIMALLVILIARSIVRPLQETVNAMANIASGESDLTRSLDTHGQDEVTQLAHHFNAFTAKLRRVIGDLQVSASALGQSSSELGNDATQAQQRSQQQSQQMELVATAINEVTYGVQDVAKNAEHAAAEMRDAEAQAQQGQINIDGSLQQIDKLSGTIDQAVEVIRTLAAESTQIGSVLEVIRSIAEQTNLLALNAAIEAARAGEQGRGFAVVADEVRLLAQRTQKSTAEIQTMIERLQNHSEAAVKVIGDSSKASQLTIEQAGLAGASLNAIGQALRNLNGLNASIASATLQQAHVVEDINQNVTQAAGLSHSTALAAEQSSAASVKLGQLSEQLNQLLRQFRV
- the pnuC gene encoding nicotinamide riboside transporter PnuC → MSGLELFAAALGVIAVWLTVKQNPWCWPIGLVMVLLYSWIFYDVKLYSDMLLQVIYAALQVYGWWQWTRAGTLHDGRDVTRLDRRSILLGLSVGALGSLLLGAAMAHWTDAAQPWLDAALTAFSLVAQLWMAQKRLQCWALWFVLDVIFVGLFLYKGLYLTAALYALFTLIAVQGWREWRADPALQP
- a CDS encoding adhesin, whose protein sequence is MNRSLLLLALFSCASAMADPSSVNNADIQDTGVQYHGNFNVNQAAGDQMQQVNTKAIAIGTNASASTIVRQKLDTPANPSMNASANIGGNSFSNGNGILGVNQGAGANNQMANVTRVSISAAPQSVDDSALSQQNVALLPSSGATGTSPGSRQVTTSDQAFTGSRGVIQVNQSAGVGNRMANTLSIRVAD
- a CDS encoding AAA family ATPase — translated: MKVVVLTGPESTGKSWLAADLQAHFGGLRVDEYVRWFIEQNPRDTCLNDIPDIARGQLQWEDQARAQQPGLLILDTHLLSNILWSQTLFGDCPAWLEPELLARHYDLHLVLSPEQIDWTDDGQRCQPQLSERMAFFQATRDWLEQHGQTLQIIQGNWDERRAQAFEAVADLLAD